From Fusarium musae strain F31 chromosome 8, whole genome shotgun sequence:
CTCTAGAGTTGGCAGCGACCGCGCTAGCAGCTACTaccagcttgaagatgtccGCAGTCGGGTTGAACAGAAGGCTCTCCCTTACCGACCACACACTCCCAGTCGTTCTGACTCGCATCATCGTGGATATTCCGGAAACCATGCACCATATGATCCGTCCTTTGCCATGGACGACTACATTTACTGATGATTTTTTCTTATGAGAGATGACAAAGTTGATGATAAGCGCGTTTTTGCATTTTTGTTTTTTGATCTatatttatctcttttttcttatttcctGCATACAAATGTCTACGGGATGGGCAGCGTTTCGCCCATAATCTCGAATCTTGGCCATCGATGAGCATTCCGGTGGACGGTCTGATTACATTCAAGCTCCAGTCTTGAGCTCAGAGTTTTTTTCACACACCGAGCTTATCTTGATGCTTGTATTCTTGGGCCAAACCCTCTCGTTGGCTTCGTGGCAGAAAGTTGATACCCCAAAAGCGGTGATGGCGGAAGCATCCGGTTGATGGTCCAGCTGAGTTACCAGCCCGGCTCGACTACCTCGAGGTACCAGTACCAACAGCGCTTACTGAAAGCTCAACTTTTTTATTTGGAAATCATGTACGCCCAGATGGGTTATTTTTGGAGTTTGGTTGGGTAGTGGACAGGCCCCAGTACGTCCTTGATGAACAGATGTCTTACCTGTTGGTAGCTTTGAGCCGGTGTGTCTTTTTCCGATGCATGGTCGTTGCTACCTGAAGGGTGTAGATTCATGTTTAGGAGGACTGGCCTTTATTGGACTGGGACTAGACAATTTCCCATTGTTTTGCACCCCTTCTTGCCGCGATCTGATCAGCAGGAGATACCTGTGGGAAGCTGCATGAGAGACGGTTATGGATATGGCTTATGTATTGCATTGTTGAGCATGATGTAAGAGGAGGAACTTGAGACTTGGCTGGAACTATCATTGGGCCCTTGTCATCAGAACGATAGATTGTACGGGCAAACGAGGTTCGCGCCTCTATCTGCTGCCCGGCAGAGAATAATCTTATGTTACAACCAGCATGACATGCATGTCAGGCTTCTCTATTCTACTTGTTCCGAGACGTTAAATGGTGACCCGTGACAAGATCTTCGGCTGATCATGGTGTAGTGAGGGTGGCAGATTGATTATGAGTGGACTAAACGGAGGTGAAGGATTTTGGTCGAAACGGAAGATATTGTTTTGGACTGGAGAGACTGGGAGAGTAACAAGCAAGACAACGACTGGGTGGATATGATTGAGTTCAACCATAGCATAAAAATGGGAACATGTCTAGCATTGGATGTTTAGCTATCCCGTTTTCTCCTGTCTCAGGTGTCTGAGTTTGTGCATAAGAAACTGGCGATCTGTCGTATGTGTAGATTAACCGCCCAGAGCAGCTTTCATCCGGTGTAAGCGCCCGAGATATTCATGCAAACGTGAGCAGTCAGGCAGTGCAGTTGCTGACGCTGTCTCAGGGGTAGAATTGGACCCGACATTAGCATGGTCCGTCAGGTCTCAAATATGTAGCCTATTGGCATTCCAATGTCAAACTTGAACAGAAAGGTTCAGAGTATCACAATCTCTTAATGCAAACCTTAGGTAGGGACAATGGTTGTCTCACAAAGGCCGGCGCTACTGCCTAGAAACTTCTTTTCATGCGGGCTAAAATAGAGCTCGTCAGTTTCCATTACCAAGATGCACGAATAAAACCTGAAGGGGGGCGTGTGCATTGCAAATTTGGAGCATCAAAGTCGTGGACAGCTGCCATTGGATGATGACTAAATGGGCTTTCTGTGCGAGGTTGCTGGGTCAGCGATCGAGTGTTGTTTACTTTCGACGTCATTTGAAGATTGTGGCTGGATTCTGGTGATGAGGTCCAGAAAAGTAATTGAAACTGATTCAAACTTTGGAAGGAAACTATTGGAACACTGATTTGATGCCGTTTAAAACCATTGCTTTATTTTTATGTTTCTATGCATCAAACTTCGAGAGCGTTGTAAGCATTCTGACGCGCACGTTGAAGCTGCCCAACCACCCGCTGTGCATCCCAGCCACGCACTTTACAGGCCTCGTTTCTGGGTTAACCAAGCACCATCGCCCAGCCTGAGCCACGCAttactcttcctctctctaATATTTCTCTCTCCTTATCTCAGAAAACACACTATTTCCATAATCAACACCACACGACTCATTTAACGATTACAATTACTTACCACACTCATTCGATTGATACATTGAGGATACTCACATCAACTGCTTGGTCTTATTTACGATTGAGCTCGGCTGGGCTACAGCACCCTGGGCCTAGCTTGCACATATCTATACTCGACTGAGACCTCTTCATTCTACTTCATTCCATCATGGCACCCGCTATCGTTCGCTCATTGCGCAGTGCGTCCTCGATCACCCAGCACGCCCCTCGTGCTGCAGAGGCGTTTTCCACACTCTCGAGGCGCTTATTGGAGGGCAGTAAAGTGCTGCTAGCTCGAGATGATAAAGGCGACGACAAGAACGATAGGCACAAACCATCCGTTGAACCTGAATCAGGCTCGTTCGACCCTCACGACATCAGCAATGCcggtttcttcttcctttttgcTCTGATTGGTGTGGCGTTCGTGTGTACTGGTATCTGGTTTTTCTTCTGGGCAAAGAACGGTGGCTTCCAATTCAAGGAAACAGATTGGGATGACTACAAATCTACGGTTCTTCGACGTACCGGGCCTAACGGCACTATTCTCTCCAACGCAACTCGACCAACAAACCTCGGTGGTGGCAGTGTATACAAGGACGTGGACGACGACAACACGACTGTAGTCACAGAGAGCACAACACTTACTGGTATCACAGCTGGAGCAAGCGACATTGGTGCACGTGAGAAGCGACGCCGCAAGCAGGAAAAGCGAGACCGTGAGCGTgcgaagaagggcaagaagactAGCCGCCACGTTGGTGAAGCgggtgttgaagatgaggaggccGAACTtgcagccaagaaggaactCCGCAGCTATCGCCATGAGAGGCCTGCCCGCGTTGGTGGACTGAACAAGGAGAGTGAAGGTTCCGAATGGGATGGCTCTACCAACCCTGGCACTGAATCTAACGTCTCAACAAACCTTCTTTCTGATCGTCAGACAACCCCTACAACCACACCTACCAAGGCTACCGGCGGCATCCGCAAGGTCTACTCTACCGCTGATCGTCGGGAGAACCGTGAGGCAGAACGCATGCGCGCTGAGGCCCGTCGTCTTCGTGAAGCTGGCCGAGCAGCCCGTCGCGATTTCAGCTACCAGCGTGCCGAGAGCTACACCCGCGCCGACAGCCAGGTCAGTGAGAGTCTCCTTGATGGATCACAGGTGACCCGTACCACAGACGATAGTGGCGATCTGGGTACCAAGAGTTATCACCACCCGATGCCTGAGCTGAGGGAGcttgagagggagagggcaAGGGAGGAGCGGCGGGCACGAAGAGCGCAGAGGGAATATcgacgagggcgaggagaGGAATGTTAAGGTTGACGTGATATGGGAATGACGAAAGTCTTGAATGGGCTATAAGGTAAAATGCGATTTCTTACTTTGGGTTTGGACTGGGTTCACTGCGCGCATGTAGATGTATAACGGTAATGTAAATAGGCATGGTAACGGCTTCTCACGGACATGAATTGATATGCTGAGATTGTTAGAATACGAGATAGGCAATGCATTGAATAAACATGATGCTCTGACTTGTATGAAAATGAAGTCAAGGTCTTGAACGTGTAGGTAGATCTACTTAAGTTGGCGTATCACTAGTGCCAAGTTGCTCGGGGCATTAAACGATGAAGGTTTCAGCCGTAATAGTTGCCAATGTTATGATATTGATTTGGTAATGACTTGTTTACTTTGACTACGGAGTAAAAAGGGCGAATAATGAAACTATCGTCCAATGTCTCACATGTCTCCCTGAACATGCTACTACCTTCCATAAGCAGTTCCTGTTTCAGATCCTTGAGATATCAATTATTAAGACAATTCCAGGACTGTAAGGATTTGACAATTCGTTGGTTGACGTGTAATTTAATTCTTGGAAATTAATAGACGCAAGGCGTATCGCGAAGGCTCAAAATAGCATACGAGCTGAGATGCTCTGTTGTTTGATGGATATGGCGCTAAGATCCATGGAAGATGTGAAACCCGGGGGCGTCTTAGCTGTGAGGGGACAGGCACCGGGCCGAAACAAAAACTGCATTTGCATTGCTTGGTATTATTATGCGATATCTTGGAGACTTCGGCTgttgtgagtgagtgagtgagtgagtgattaTTAGGtgattacctaggtaggtctCTTACTGCTCACGTCACAGAAGCATAGGGTAAAAGTCTGTCAACGTCGTCATCAGCGTCGCATTTCGATTCGCTTCGCTTCTTTTGGTTCCTGTCCTGGTCTGACAAGGTTCCAGGTCCAGGTTCATCAGCCACTTTGAGATTCCATtgactgatgatgattgttctggttctggttcagCCTTGGGAGACATGTCGCCCCACGCTGAGTGTTAGTGCTATGCAGCGTCGACTGGTGACTAGCGCTAACACGATACAAGCGCTATCATGTCCCATCAGCCCGCTCCCGCTGCTTCCGTCGACCCTTGGGTCCCTCTTTAGGCTTCTCACTGAAGGTGACCCCCCTGCGGATGCCCCGTCGGGAAGTGGTAGCGGGTAGCCCAGAGGCTCAGGTCACCCCACCAGGAGTACACTGCCTGCTTCAGTGGACGGCTAATGACGATAGTGTTTTGTCAGTGCTAGAGACAATTGTTCGCTGCTTAGGTGAGCCTGTGGTTATGAAGCTGGTGTTAAATCAATGTCTCCCTTAAAACAACGCTGTAAAGAATCATCTCTCAACTTTTGATTTACTGATAGTCCGCAGTTTGCGTTCGAGTGGCGATATCGCGTGGGCTAATatctaaggtaggtaaggtagttaggCCCGTCCGTATTGCGATGTAGGTAGGcttatcctcctccacaTTTGATCCAATCCTCTAACACTAACAGCCAACCACCTCACTCACCACACCCAAAGACGCCTGGGCTCGCCTCTTCTCGTCTCTCCCTCCCCGTCTTCGTCAGTCTCCTccttcaacatcaccaccaaatcTTTTGGCCTCATTCCCCGTCCTCCTCAGTTCCATTCTCACCTTCTTTCGGCGTTTTCGATTCCTCCGTTCATCGATATTAGCGCTTCATCTTCGACTGAGTCCTCAGCCACGTCTCCTTCTGCTTATCTCGCCGCGCGATTGATTCTTACATGTACTATTTGCGGCGGTGACGCCGTCCGCCAAGATCCGTGCCTTGATTGTCCGACCGACCAATCGATCGACTAATCCGCACAACACGATCTATCTATACAGCCCGAGCCAAACGCAATTTTCCTTGAATTGATCTCTCGACCCTGTCAAGAGCAAGCAATCGAATCAAAATCAAGAGACGGTCATCCAAATACTTTGCCCCTCGCCCATCATGGGGCTCTCTTCCAACCCGTCGTCTGCCTTTACAGGCGTCGTCATCGGCCTCGTGTCATCATTCGGctccatcgtcctcatcgcccTAGTCATCTTCATTTTCTGGGTTTCTGGCTGCGCGAGTACTGGTCGCATCATCCTCGACCGACTCGGTCGGCCTGGCGAATACGATGATGAACAAGCGTTCGCACgcgatgaggctgaggcccTCGAGGTCATGGATGATATGTCGCGCCAGGAATATCTACGTGCAAAGGGTAAGCCGCCAAACGTTCGCGCTCGCTAACCTGGCGAATGCATTTTACTAACGTCTGTTGCGTCCAAAAGCTTGGGTTACTGCGAACCCTCCCGAATCAATGCAGACTGATATCTCTCTATCTCAATACCTCGCCATACAAGAAAAGGGTGTCTCGGCATGGGAATTTGAGCCTGAACTGGAGATCGCCAACTGCTTTGTCGAAGCTCGTACCGAAATCGAATTCTTTGACTCGGAATGCACCGTCATGAGCAATCTCCCTGTCCCCAAGCAAAACGACGTCTACTACTGGGAAGCCAAGATCTACGAAAAGCCCGAAAACACTCTGCTCAGTATCGGCATGGCTACCAAGCCCTATCCCCTCTTCCGACTGCCGGGTGAGTTGGTCGTAATTTGATCCTCCACAACCATTTACTGATTTTACTGCCAGGTTATCACAAGTACTCTGTCGGATATCAATCTACTGGTGCCCGCCGCTACAATCAACCATTCGGCGCGACTCCCTATGGTCCGCCACTGGTGCAGGGTGATGTCGTTGGGGTGGGTTATCGTCCTCGGACCGGTGCTATCTTCTTCACTCGCAATGGTAAAAAGCTCGAGGAGGTTGTTCACGGGCTCAAGGCGCAAAACTTCTTCCCTGCGATCGGTGCAAATGGTCCTGCTACTATTCACGTCAACCTTGGTCAGGCCGGCTTCGTTTTCATCGAAGCAAACGTCAAGAAATGGGGTCTGGCTCCTGTGACTGGAAGCCTGGCTCCTCCGCCACCTTATGGATCTGAGCAGGGTAGCATACTGTTGGAAGCTGGTACCAAGGACGGCAATACTTATCCTCAAGGCAGGCAACACAGCCACTCCATTACTGCAAGCTCGTACAACACACGCAACCCATCTAACGACCTCAACCCTTCGCATGGACGAACACGTAGTGGTAACTTTCGCGTACTTCCCCCAACAAGTCCCGGACCAGTTAGAAGCTCGACCGATA
This genomic window contains:
- a CDS encoding hypothetical protein (EggNog:ENOG41), which translates into the protein MAPAIVRSLRSASSITQHAPRAAEAFSTLSRRLLEGSKVLLARDDKGDDKNDRHKPSVEPESGSFDPHDISNAGFFFLFALIGVAFVCTGIWFFFWAKNGGFQFKETDWDDYKSTVLRRTGPNGTILSNATRPTNLGGGSVYKDVDDDNTTVVTESTTLTGITAGASDIGAREKRRRKQEKRDRERAKKGKKTSRHVGEAGVEDEEAELAAKKELRSYRHERPARVGGLNKESEGSEWDGSTNPGTESNVSTNLLSDRQTTPTTTPTKATGGIRKVYSTADRRENREAERMRAEARRLREAGRAARRDFSYQRAESYTRADSQVSESLLDGSQVTRTTDDSGDLGTKSYHHPMPELRELERERAREERRARRAQREYRRGRGEEC
- the SSH4 gene encoding Rsp5p-dependent ubiquitination, sorting of cargo proteins at the multivesicular body (EggNog:ENOG41), which codes for MGLSSNPSSAFTGVVIGLVSSFGSIVLIALVIFIFWVSGCASTGRIILDRLGRPGEYDDEQAFARDEAEALEVMDDMSRQEYLRAKAWVTANPPESMQTDISLSQYLAIQEKGVSAWEFEPELEIANCFVEARTEIEFFDSECTVMSNLPVPKQNDVYYWEAKIYEKPENTLLSIGMATKPYPLFRLPGYHKYSVGYQSTGARRYNQPFGATPYGPPLVQGDVVGVGYRPRTGAIFFTRNGKKLEEVVHGLKAQNFFPAIGANGPATIHVNLGQAGFVFIEANVKKWGLAPVTGSLAPPPPYGSEQGSILLEAGTKDGNTYPQGRQHSHSITASSYNTRNPSNDLNPSHGRTRSGNFRVLPPTSPGPVRSSTDISLAHFVPNEENGEASSNVVPQQETHDHNPLHLHLEDATNPPPEYQSPDHSGSEDGRYGSDSEEDTPLIRVMNRSRGNSSATVLPSRQTPSPRQPPVPSYSDAMREGAGRDRSDSARSPPPNRTPSNRPRSSTSA